In one Nicotiana sylvestris chromosome 8, ASM39365v2, whole genome shotgun sequence genomic region, the following are encoded:
- the LOC104228453 gene encoding uncharacterized protein, translated as MCKGFQQNERDRLKIKAFYLHLSFSSPAKNALPDCLTLHYLPRISESPLEINESKIRSDAPGFVTLHRVVSPETKGVIYGSRDRVKASEGVRFEIYMADVKILRGIFGKDGVEENWRIDCKSMLENDDLHVKGAEVCVAVEGRAAGSAAEVITEKVEMTVKRRRPRRKSCFQKLEEIPEQREVENELEGSTCRCSECEGEKNSDGGETAEAAEQEAETERVGWALDVGLWVMCLGVGVGYLVSRASSKRLRRRKFI; from the coding sequence ATGTGTAAAGGATTTCAGCAAAACGAGAGAGATCGTTTGAAAATCAAAGCTTTTTATCTCCATTTATCATTTTCGTCACCTGCCAAAAATGCTTTACCCGATTGTTTAACACTGCATTATCTTCCAAGAATAAGTGAAAGTCCATTGGAGATTAACGAGTCCAAGATCCGATCCGACGCGCCGGGTTTCGTTACGCTCCACCGGGTCGTGTCACCTGAGACAAAAGGGGTCATTTATGGAAGTAGAGATAGAGTTAAAGCGAGTGAAGGAGTAAGGTTTGAAATATACATGGCTGATGTAAAGATTTTAAGGGGTATTTTCGGGAAAGATGGAGTTGAGGAAAATTGGAGAATTGATTGCAAGTCAATGCTCGAAAATGATGATTTACACGTAAAAGGAGCGGAAGTGTGTGTGGCGGTGGAAGGACGCGCCGCCGGTTCAGCGGCGGAGGTGATAACTGAGAAGGTGGAGATGACGGTGAAGAGGAGGAGACCACGGCGGAAGAGCTGTTTTCAGAAGCTGGAGGAGATTCCTGAACAAAGAGAAGTTGAAAATGAGCTTGAGGGGTCCACTTGTCGTTGCTCGGAGTGTGAAGGTGAAAAGAATTCCGACGGCGGAGAAACGGCGGAAGCGGCGGAACAGGAGGCTGAGACGGAGAGAGTTGGGTGGGCATTAGATGTGGGGTTATGGGTGATGTGCCTTGGGgtgggtgttgggtatttggttTCCAGAGCTTCTTCTAAGAGattaagaagaagaaaattcATATAA